From Brassica oleracea var. oleracea cultivar TO1000 chromosome C3, BOL, whole genome shotgun sequence, a single genomic window includes:
- the LOC106331902 gene encoding cyclin-D4-1-like, producing MAANLELSLLCTEITNVGDEDDGIILDETPIVFPEISISQTSFPSESDEFIREMMEKEKQLLPSDDYISRLRSGYLDLDVRRREALNWILKACEEHQFGPMCICLSMNYLDRFLSVHDFPSGNTWAVQLLAVACLSLAAKVEETEVPMLIDLQAGHPQFVFEAKSIQRMELLVLNRLEWRLRAITPFSYIRYFLRKMSKCDQEPPNTLISRSLQVIASKTKGIDFLEFRPSEVAAAVALSVSGELYTVHFDNSSFSPLFSLLQKERVKKIGEMIESDEPGLCSQTPNGVLEVSACCFGSKTHDSSSPHTHLS from the exons ATGGCAGCCAATCTAGAACTGAGTCTTTTATGTACAGAGATCACCAACGTTGGTGATGAAGACGACGGCATAATTCTTGACGAAACTCCGATCGTTTTCCCTGAAATCTCGATTTCTCAGACGAGTTTTCCATCGGAGAGCGATGAGTTCATCAGAGAGATGATGGAGAAGGAGAAGCAGCTTTTGCCAAGTGATGATTACATCAGCAGACTCAGAAGTGGATACTTGGATTTGGATGTCAGAAGAAGAGAAGCTCTTAATTGGATTTTGAAG GCTTGTGAGGAACACCAGTTTGGACCAATGTGTATTTGCTTATCTATGAACTACTTGGATCGGTTCTTATCGGTTCATGATTTCCCT AGTGGCAACACTTGGGCAGTGCAGTTGTTGGCTGTGGCTTGTTTATCCTTGGCAGCCAAAGTTGAAGAAACTGAAGTCCCAATGCTAATAGATCTTCAG GCTGGACATCCTCAGTTTGTGTTTGAGGCTAAATCAATCCAAAGGATGGAGCTTTTGGTGTTGAACAGATTGGAATGGAGATTGAGAGCGATAACTCCCTTCTCATACATAAGATATTTCTTGAGGAAGATGAGTAAATGTGATCAAGAACCACCCAACACATTGATATCCAGATCATTACAAGTGATAGCCAGCAAAACCAAAG GTATTGACTTTTTGGAGTTTAGACCTTCTGAAGTTGCTGCTGCAGTTGCACTTTCTGTTTCTGGAGAACTGTACACAGTACACTTTGACAACTCTTCCTTCTCTCCTCTTTTCTCACTACTTCAAAAG GAGAGAGTGAAGAAGATTGGGGAAATGATAGAGAGTGATGAGCCAGGCTTATGTTCACAAACACCCAATGGGGTTCTAGAAGTATCAGCTTGTTGTTTCGGCTCTAAGACTCATGATTCTTCTTCTCCCCATACACATCTTTCCTAA
- the LOC106329058 gene encoding zinc-finger homeodomain protein 1-like yields MDFEDNNNNEEEDEMNLHEEEEEDEDAVYDSPPLPPPSRVLKTSTESPDTAGTTSTGGGGFMVVHGGSSGGGGGSRFRFRECLKNQAVNIGGHAVDGCGEFMPAGIEGTIDALKCAACGCHRNFHRKELPYFHHHAPPHQPPPPPPPPGFYRLPAPVSYRPPPSQAPPLQLALPPPPQRERSEDRMETSSAEAGGGGSGIRKRFRTKFTPEQKERMLALAESIGWRIQRQDDEVIQRFCQETGVPRQVLKVWLHNNKHTLGKSSSPPLHQHQNPTLPHPPQPSSFHHEQDQP; encoded by the coding sequence ATGGACTTTGAAGACAACAACAACAACGAAGAAGAAGATGAAATGAATCTTCACGAGGAAGAAGAAGAAGACGAAGACGCCGTTTACGACTCTCCTCCTCTTCCTCCACCGTCTCGCGTCCTTAAAACATCCACTGAAAGTCCTGACACGGCCGGAACAACCTCAACAGGCGGTGGAGGGTTCATGGTGGTACACGGTGGTTCCTCCGGTGGAGGAGGAGGAAGCAGGTTTAGGTTCCGTGAGTGTCTCAAGAACCAAGCGGTGAACATAGGAGGACACGCGGTGGATGGCTGTGGTGAGTTTATGCCAGCTGGAATCGAAGGCACCATCGACGCCCTAAAATGCGCCGCGTGTGGCTGTCACCGTAACTTCCACCGCAAGGAATTACCTTACTTCCACCACCACGCGCCACCGCATCAGCCTCCTCCTCCTCCTCCACCGCCGGGATTCTACCGTCTTCCAGCTCCGGTGAGTTATCGACCACCGCCGTCACAGGCTCCTCCGCTTCAGCTAGCTCTTCCTCCTCCACCACAAAGAGAGAGATCAGAAGATCGTATGGAGACTTCTTCTGCGGAGGCAGGAGGAGGAGGAAGTGGGATTAGGAAGAGGTTTAGGACTAAGTTCACGCCGGAGCAGAAGGAGAGGATGTTAGCTTTAGCTGAGAGTATTGGTTGGAGAATTCAGAGACAAGATGATGAAGTGATCCAGAGATTTTGTCAAGAGACTGGTGTTCCGAGGCAAGTCCTTAAGGTTTGGTTACATAACAACAAACACACTCTTGGTAAGTCGTCGTCTCCACCACTTCACCAGCATCAGAATCCAACTCTTCCTCATCCTCCACAGCCTTCTTCGTTTCACCATGAACAAGACCAACCATGA